From one Leptospiraceae bacterium genomic stretch:
- a CDS encoding response regulator produces MNKLLIVDDDAIMIEVLKGTLAKQYDIVTTTTSKGALDLFLSDPTLVVILDLNMPEKSGKEIMLEIFAAGYKPIVIILTGETDIKTVVELFKIGVHDYIVKPFNSLELTNRVDKAFEIAELRIINENIQKEREVRIEHQLNWNLFKENLIKKDIDKTDSGLMANINSSLIQGAGLGTLAPLVQLIQNSSKQEGNHYIVEKELMDMLFENTQFSNKLIFIIGDIDYVINNDLPKEAMTISQLYTLIEKIVGNMSEYQQVRKNTIRLANNTFAGNTKKIKINEEYFKKALEELLFNALKFSESESKIYILFEIAKDAFHISILNTPERDTKVQNGIPREYQNIIFEPFFRISRLVYEKYPTLDFGLGLCYVEKIIRNHKGNIRTVNLKNSLENTGRVLIDFNIELPFNVDC; encoded by the coding sequence ATGAATAAATTACTCATAGTCGATGATGATGCAATCATGATAGAAGTTCTAAAGGGAACTCTCGCAAAGCAATATGACATTGTAACTACAACTACATCTAAAGGTGCTTTGGATTTATTCTTATCGGATCCAACACTCGTTGTGATTTTGGATTTGAATATGCCGGAAAAATCCGGAAAGGAAATAATGCTTGAAATATTTGCCGCTGGATATAAGCCCATCGTCATTATCCTCACCGGTGAAACAGATATAAAGACTGTTGTAGAATTATTTAAAATTGGTGTGCATGATTATATTGTTAAGCCTTTCAATTCTTTAGAGTTAACGAACCGAGTAGATAAAGCATTTGAGATAGCTGAGCTTAGAATCATCAATGAAAACATTCAAAAGGAAAGAGAAGTTAGAATAGAGCATCAACTCAATTGGAATCTATTCAAAGAAAATCTAATTAAGAAAGATATTGATAAAACCGATAGCGGGCTAATGGCAAATATTAACAGCAGCTTGATACAAGGTGCAGGTCTTGGAACTCTAGCTCCACTAGTTCAGTTAATTCAAAATTCTTCTAAGCAAGAAGGCAATCACTATATTGTAGAAAAAGAATTAATGGATATGCTTTTTGAGAATACACAATTTTCAAATAAGCTAATTTTTATAATTGGTGACATTGACTATGTGATTAATAATGATTTACCAAAAGAGGCAATGACTATTTCGCAACTCTATACGCTGATTGAAAAGATAGTTGGAAATATGTCTGAATATCAGCAGGTAAGAAAAAATACAATTCGACTGGCGAACAATACGTTTGCGGGCAATACAAAAAAAATAAAAATCAATGAAGAATATTTTAAAAAGGCACTAGAAGAGTTATTATTCAATGCGCTTAAGTTTTCAGAGTCTGAAAGCAAAATTTACATTCTATTTGAAATTGCGAAAGATGCTTTTCATATTTCTATTTTGAACACTCCAGAAAGAGATACCAAGGTGCAAAATGGAATTCCCCGCGAATACCAAAATATTATCTTCGAGCCATTCTTTCGTATTTCTCGTCTTGTATATGAAAAGTATCCTACCCTTGATTTTGGATTGGGACTTTGCTATGTCGAAAAAATTATTCGTAACCACAAAGGTAATATTCGAACTGTAAACTTGAAAAACTCACTTGAAAATACAGGGCGTGTTTTGATTGATTTTAATATTGAACTCCCATTTAACGTAGATTGTTAA
- a CDS encoding glycosyltransferase family 2 protein: MKLSIVIPCYNEKNTIQNILEVVRKVPIEDKEIIVVDDCSKDGTRHVLQNELKHLVDRLILHEVNQGKGAALRTGFQAAKGDIVIVQDADLEYDPFEIPIVIDPIAQGKADVVFGSRFLGAGPHRVVYYWHRLGNMVLTTLSNMFTNINLTDMETCYKAFRREIIQSIKIEENRFGFEPEITAKLSKIKEIRIYEVGISYYGRTYAEGKKIGWKDGVRAIWCILKYNLF, encoded by the coding sequence ATGAAATTATCCATAGTAATTCCCTGTTATAACGAAAAAAATACAATTCAAAATATTCTAGAAGTAGTTCGTAAGGTTCCTATTGAAGACAAAGAAATCATAGTCGTCGATGATTGCTCTAAAGATGGAACAAGACATGTTTTACAAAATGAATTAAAGCACTTAGTGGATCGCTTGATTTTACACGAAGTCAATCAGGGAAAAGGGGCAGCTCTCAGAACTGGATTTCAAGCGGCTAAAGGTGATATTGTGATTGTTCAAGACGCTGATTTAGAATACGATCCATTTGAAATTCCTATTGTCATTGATCCAATTGCACAGGGGAAAGCAGACGTTGTATTCGGCTCTCGATTCTTAGGAGCAGGTCCTCATAGAGTAGTCTACTATTGGCATCGCTTAGGCAATATGGTATTAACCACGCTTTCGAATATGTTTACCAATATCAATCTTACAGATATGGAAACTTGCTACAAAGCTTTCAGACGAGAAATCATTCAATCTATTAAAATCGAAGAGAACCGTTTTGGCTTTGAACCCGAGATTACAGCAAAGCTTTCAAAAATAAAAGAAATTCGTATCTACGAAGTAGGAATTTCTTATTACGGAAGAACGTATGCTGAAGGAAAAAAAATCGGTTGGAAAGACGGCGTTCGCGCGATCTGGTGTATACTGAAATATAATTTGTTTTGA
- a CDS encoding ABC transporter ATP-binding protein, with protein MILRVENLSKTYQPVLLSKKAPLHAVKNVSFEIGKGEIYALLGPNGAGKSTIIKMIAGLINPTAGKIIFNDEPTTKNTVYKNLSAVLEGTRNVYWRLNPLENLHYFANLRGISSSEVKEKATALLEALEIEGKKKNQSQHLSRGMLQKLALGVALITDPQILLLDEPTLGLDVASSRKIKEKIFQLAKKEGKSVLLTTHQMDLVEELADRVGIIRTGSLVREGSIADLKSIFKSYIYRIKIKGDFKLPAIWVKSYSAEIKMEQREYTEIEIDCKNKLGMYKILGELEKLKKDIISFHRIEEDLEEVFLRVLSNQ; from the coding sequence ATGATTCTAAGAGTAGAAAACCTTTCTAAAACATATCAGCCCGTTCTTCTGTCCAAAAAAGCACCTTTACACGCTGTAAAGAACGTAAGTTTCGAAATCGGGAAAGGAGAAATCTACGCACTGCTCGGTCCGAATGGAGCGGGGAAATCCACTATCATTAAAATGATTGCCGGTCTAATCAATCCGACTGCTGGCAAGATTATTTTTAACGACGAGCCTACTACAAAGAACACAGTCTATAAAAATCTAAGCGCAGTCTTAGAAGGAACGCGTAACGTCTACTGGCGATTAAACCCACTTGAGAATTTACACTACTTTGCAAATCTAAGAGGGATTTCTTCTTCGGAAGTAAAGGAAAAAGCCACTGCTCTATTGGAAGCATTAGAAATTGAAGGAAAGAAAAAGAATCAGAGCCAGCATCTTTCAAGAGGAATGCTACAAAAACTAGCTCTTGGTGTAGCACTCATTACAGATCCACAAATTCTTTTACTCGATGAGCCAACTTTAGGATTAGATGTAGCGAGTTCTCGTAAGATAAAGGAAAAGATTTTCCAACTTGCTAAGAAAGAAGGCAAATCAGTATTACTCACTACGCACCAGATGGATTTAGTAGAAGAGCTTGCAGATCGTGTTGGCATTATCCGCACAGGAAGTCTGGTTCGAGAAGGAAGTATTGCAGATTTAAAATCCATTTTTAAAAGTTATATCTATCGCATAAAGATTAAAGGTGATTTTAAACTTCCAGCGATTTGGGTTAAATCCTATAGTGCTGAGATCAAGATGGAACAAAGAGAATACACCGAGATAGAAATTGACTGCAAGAATAAACTTGGAATGTATAAAATCTTAGGTGAGTTAGAAAAATTAAAGAAAGACATTATATCATTTCACAGAATCGAAGAAGATTTAGAAGAAGTTTTTTTAAGGGTATTATCAAACCAATGA
- a CDS encoding YebC/PmpR family DNA-binding transcriptional regulator yields MSGHSKWATIKRKKEIIDSKRGAIFTRYAKEITVAARMGGSDPEANPRLRVAVLKAKSANMPKDNIERAIKKGAGELEGVTYEDCLYECYAPGGIAIMVSVTTDKKSRTTPEIKNILTKFGGSLANPGSVSRLFEKKAIIVVSADQISEDALVDLVVDAGADDVALHDDVFQITAHPEAYEKIQEAINTKGLQAIESEVKFVPSVTVEVTDQAVAEKVMKMLDMFESHDDVQSVNSNFELSPDLDMG; encoded by the coding sequence ATGTCAGGACATTCGAAATGGGCAACCATCAAAAGAAAAAAAGAAATCATTGATTCCAAACGAGGTGCCATCTTTACAAGATACGCCAAAGAAATCACAGTTGCAGCCAGAATGGGTGGATCTGATCCAGAAGCAAATCCAAGACTTAGAGTAGCCGTCCTAAAAGCAAAATCAGCCAATATGCCCAAAGACAATATTGAGCGCGCAATTAAAAAAGGAGCAGGCGAATTAGAAGGCGTAACCTACGAAGATTGTCTTTATGAATGTTATGCTCCCGGTGGAATTGCCATCATGGTATCCGTCACGACAGATAAAAAGTCGAGAACTACTCCTGAAATAAAAAACATTTTAACTAAGTTCGGGGGCTCTCTCGCGAATCCAGGAAGCGTTAGTCGCTTATTCGAAAAGAAGGCTATCATCGTAGTATCCGCTGATCAAATTTCCGAAGATGCGTTAGTTGACTTAGTGGTAGATGCAGGTGCTGACGATGTTGCTCTTCATGATGATGTATTTCAAATTACTGCTCATCCCGAAGCTTACGAAAAAATCCAAGAAGCAATTAACACAAAAGGTCTACAAGCAATTGAGTCAGAAGTAAAATTCGTTCCGTCTGTAACCGTCGAAGTAACCGATCAAGCCGTTGCCGAGAAGGTAATGAAGATGTTAGACATGTTCGAATCCCATGACGATGTGCAAAGTGTAAATTCAAACTTCGAACTCTCCCCTGATCTAGATATGGGGTAA
- a CDS encoding SpoIIE family protein phosphatase, with product MNNSLILLDIYIAVATIIAYLAVTIMRERSNAQSSLVENLKTIERMKDIANQELEKKVIERTVIIDKQKRQLEKQIEMAGRIQDSLLPANIPDIDKLKIAIKYQPMMKLGGDFFDLRYSKAKDTFGFFLCDVSGHGVPAALLAAMVKMSLTYWYEHLHKLTESFHFIYESIFDKLGKHFITASLMHINLSNGKLRTARAGHFPVMIITKAGKVIRLKSNGKIIMALKKPEAEEVEYRLAAGDRIVIYTDGIIEAHGQNSYELFSEERMIKMLRELNQVDINIVVEKIFQSVVEYSGDWNS from the coding sequence TTGAATAATTCTTTGATACTTTTAGATATATACATAGCCGTTGCAACAATCATCGCTTATCTAGCTGTGACCATTATGCGCGAGAGGTCGAATGCACAATCTTCCCTCGTTGAAAATCTAAAGACTATAGAGCGAATGAAAGACATTGCAAATCAAGAACTCGAGAAAAAAGTCATCGAAAGAACTGTTATTATTGATAAACAAAAAAGACAATTAGAAAAACAAATTGAAATGGCAGGTAGAATCCAAGACTCTCTTCTTCCTGCCAACATTCCTGATATTGATAAATTAAAAATTGCGATAAAATACCAACCTATGATGAAACTAGGTGGAGACTTTTTTGATCTACGCTATAGCAAAGCAAAAGATACATTTGGATTTTTCCTATGTGATGTATCAGGGCATGGTGTGCCTGCTGCACTGTTAGCCGCAATGGTAAAGATGTCCCTTACTTATTGGTATGAGCATTTACACAAACTCACAGAGTCTTTTCATTTTATCTACGAATCCATATTTGATAAGTTAGGAAAGCATTTTATAACAGCAAGCCTAATGCATATTAACCTCAGCAATGGAAAATTGAGAACAGCCAGAGCTGGACATTTTCCTGTAATGATTATTACTAAAGCTGGAAAAGTAATCCGTTTAAAATCGAATGGGAAAATTATCATGGCATTAAAGAAGCCAGAAGCAGAAGAAGTAGAATATAGATTAGCCGCTGGAGATCGCATTGTCATTTATACAGATGGAATTATCGAGGCACATGGACAGAACTCATACGAATTATTTTCCGAAGAAAGAATGATTAAGATGCTACGAGAACTAAACCAAGTAGATATAAATATTGTCGTAGAAAAAATTTTCCAATCCGTAGTAGAGTATTCAGGGGATTGGAATTCTTAG
- a CDS encoding MASE1 domain-containing protein — protein sequence MRAAFFLISKTILIAIGYILAAKLGFFLAFLNSQVSPVWPPEGVAFATIVLMGRNAIPGILIGANTSELYE from the coding sequence ATGAGAGCTGCATTTTTCCTAATTTCAAAAACAATACTCATTGCAATTGGTTATATATTAGCCGCAAAACTTGGATTCTTTCTTGCCTTCTTAAATTCACAAGTATCTCCTGTCTGGCCTCCAGAAGGCGTAGCTTTTGCTACGATTGTTTTAATGGGGAGAAATGCAATTCCAGGTATTCTTATTGGTGCAAACACTAGCGAATTATATGAATAA
- a CDS encoding PDC sensor domain-containing protein produces MISRMKAANQSNIFIIDEFLLSRKEEILQFTKTPEVIEAVKQKNTAWLNGRLSSLYSNGNNFYENTFITSVDSNPTILYSGLPGGASIGLEMKKEQRSNVNMEKSLKGEFYISAAFPSPVTKDAVLLVTAPILDGSKVIGVAGFPIAILKFTNSF; encoded by the coding sequence ATGATTTCGCGAATGAAGGCAGCGAATCAGAGTAATATATTTATTATAGATGAATTTTTATTATCGAGAAAGGAAGAGATTTTACAATTTACAAAAACTCCCGAAGTCATAGAAGCAGTGAAGCAAAAAAATACAGCTTGGTTAAATGGTCGATTATCAAGTCTTTATTCTAATGGAAATAATTTCTATGAGAATACTTTCATTACCTCTGTAGATAGTAATCCTACAATTCTATATTCTGGATTACCCGGAGGTGCAAGCATTGGTCTTGAAATGAAAAAAGAGCAACGCTCAAATGTAAATATGGAAAAATCCTTAAAGGGAGAATTTTATATTAGCGCAGCATTTCCTTCCCCTGTTACTAAAGACGCAGTATTGCTAGTAACCGCTCCTATTCTAGATGGAAGCAAAGTAATTGGAGTAGCTGGTTTTCCAATTGCAATTTTGAAATTTACAAACAGTTTTTAA
- a CDS encoding DEAD/DEAH box helicase gives MSLTNSQKKLLEEYRKLPEFSKQVLVLFSLAYFEVNQTKIFALVNSPPFKAFRYGTIKLDTLKHHLQELKRLTLLTLPEGKAYRCNPEIVEIITRESIKEGTFLVAARTIEFAAEESYRMENNDIFVLGRIGLYRGEKNIFGEFERIKSSKRNYYSLRDSDHYIFKVLSSLNNPYDPEFMQTFEFPSDYFEMFYGTIISLSIENGIPNPEAIEFAIQLCKNQDKRITGIIPDLVCEDLMFQGRLQERDEIYKLTQKIHENANPFNDGIKYFIKNKADEAIPFFESGIVNRKRTTNKKNYLLESYLCVVYFFVLLKTGESDNYQTAMNYSARIAKEINHPFRFPFQSLYGLCLFASGLERDVNKINIGYLPPSSEDFWNVFVFGIVLYWTNPSTSHKSLPYLKKSLNNVKKSNYKWMEMQLLDLIAKIEKIESKEALELKKELGSFFISDTIEKKEDWHIILNALSSLKSKTATVNTNQPDKKRIAWNIGYDKKRNTVLGIQPIEQSYSEKTGWSAGKPVSLKRLKTDSSKIPFLLEQDIRATSYIRAYSQNYYGGLDYSLDANVLLELVGHPYLFWTDLKTRFDLERGEPELTVEENEADNTIKLLLHPKEIEEDEKFTLQLETPSRLKLIVFSNEHRQIAKILSGLNVKIPKTAKEQVLKAITNLSSSILIQSDIGGAETQTEKVDSISTPYLHLLPYDAGLRVTGFCRPFAGKGPYYKPGKGGKNLIADIEGKKLSTTRNLLEEEMRFSELLRLCPTLQSTNLASEYEWILETPETCLEVLSEIQTIGETAIIEWPEGERFRIKKQADISKFHMGIKKDNDWFSVNGTLDLGNKEIIEMQVLLELLEQSPGRFIKMNDGSFLALTATFRKQLDELRAFSESTKEGLRFSPLIAPLMEDFASQVASLKADKAWKAQLERLKEIKDFKPELPNTLQATLRDYQTEGYEWLARLSHWGVGACLADDMGLGKTIQSLAILLTRAAKGPSLVIAPSSVCMNWHTESLRFAPTLNSIQYGGKNRSEIIESLKPFDLIVCSYGMIQQEDVAETFKSVDWQVVILDEAQAIKNMSTKRSQAVMSLKAGFRLLTTGTPIENHLGELWNLFRFLNPSLLGSMEKFNERYAIPIERYKDKAARNQLKKLIQPFILRRLKNQVLDELPEKTDITLQVELSDKERSFYEALRLNAIKKLTSKEMPAGQKHLQILAEIMKLRRACCNTKLVEAKMDLPSSKFEAFIEILEELLENKHKALVFSQFVDHLSLIRKYLEEKKISFQYLDGSTAMKDRKLRVDAFQRGEGEVFLISLKAGGTGLNLTAADYVIHMDPWWNPAVEDQASDRAYRIGQKRPVTVYRLVAKDTIEEKIVNLHKHKRDLADSLLEETDMSGKISADELLSLLKGG, from the coding sequence ATGAGCCTCACAAACAGCCAGAAGAAATTATTAGAGGAGTATCGAAAACTCCCTGAATTCAGCAAACAGGTTCTAGTTCTATTTTCATTGGCTTACTTTGAAGTAAACCAAACAAAAATATTTGCTTTGGTAAACAGTCCCCCCTTCAAAGCATTCCGCTATGGGACAATCAAGCTTGACACATTAAAACATCATTTACAAGAATTAAAGCGGCTAACATTGCTTACTCTTCCTGAAGGAAAAGCTTACAGATGCAATCCAGAAATCGTCGAAATCATAACTCGTGAATCCATAAAAGAAGGCACATTCTTAGTAGCCGCTAGAACCATTGAATTCGCCGCCGAAGAAAGCTATCGAATGGAAAATAACGATATATTTGTCCTCGGTAGAATCGGACTCTATCGAGGAGAGAAAAATATATTCGGCGAATTTGAAAGAATTAAATCTTCTAAGAGAAATTACTATTCCCTGAGAGATTCTGATCATTACATTTTCAAAGTATTATCCTCTTTGAATAATCCCTACGATCCAGAATTCATGCAAACGTTTGAATTCCCTTCAGATTATTTCGAAATGTTTTATGGAACTATCATTTCCTTATCTATAGAAAATGGAATTCCAAATCCAGAAGCAATCGAGTTTGCTATTCAACTCTGCAAGAATCAAGATAAGAGGATAACAGGAATAATCCCAGATTTAGTTTGTGAAGATTTAATGTTTCAAGGGAGATTGCAAGAAAGAGATGAAATTTATAAATTAACTCAGAAAATCCATGAAAATGCAAACCCCTTCAATGATGGAATAAAATACTTTATTAAGAATAAAGCAGACGAGGCGATTCCATTCTTTGAATCTGGCATCGTGAATCGAAAGAGAACAACAAATAAGAAGAATTATCTTCTAGAATCTTATCTATGTGTAGTCTACTTCTTTGTTCTCCTTAAAACCGGGGAATCAGATAACTACCAAACTGCAATGAACTATTCAGCAAGGATTGCAAAAGAAATAAATCATCCATTTCGATTTCCATTTCAATCCCTTTATGGATTATGCCTATTTGCCTCAGGCTTAGAAAGAGACGTAAATAAAATTAATATTGGCTATCTTCCTCCATCGAGTGAAGACTTTTGGAATGTATTTGTTTTTGGCATTGTTTTGTATTGGACAAATCCTAGCACTTCTCATAAAAGCTTACCTTACTTAAAAAAGTCATTAAACAATGTAAAAAAATCCAATTATAAATGGATGGAAATGCAATTGCTCGATCTAATTGCTAAGATTGAAAAGATAGAATCGAAAGAAGCATTAGAATTAAAAAAAGAGTTGGGTAGTTTTTTTATATCAGATACAATTGAAAAGAAAGAAGATTGGCATATCATTCTAAATGCTCTTAGTTCCCTCAAATCAAAAACAGCAACGGTTAATACAAATCAGCCGGACAAAAAGCGAATTGCCTGGAATATAGGCTATGATAAGAAACGAAATACTGTATTAGGAATTCAACCAATAGAGCAAAGTTATTCTGAAAAAACTGGATGGTCGGCAGGAAAGCCCGTATCCTTAAAAAGACTAAAAACCGATTCTAGTAAAATTCCTTTCCTATTAGAGCAAGACATTAGAGCTACGAGTTATATTAGAGCCTATTCTCAAAACTATTATGGAGGACTTGACTACTCTCTAGATGCTAATGTTCTCTTAGAGCTTGTCGGACACCCCTATTTATTCTGGACAGATTTAAAGACACGCTTTGATTTAGAGAGAGGAGAACCAGAATTAACCGTCGAAGAGAATGAAGCGGATAATACAATTAAACTACTACTTCATCCAAAAGAAATCGAGGAAGATGAAAAGTTTACTTTGCAATTAGAAACACCCTCTCGCTTAAAGCTGATTGTATTTTCCAACGAGCATCGTCAAATTGCAAAAATCTTAAGTGGGTTAAATGTAAAGATTCCCAAAACAGCAAAAGAACAAGTTCTAAAAGCGATTACAAATCTATCTAGCTCTATCCTAATTCAATCCGATATAGGCGGGGCAGAAACTCAGACAGAAAAAGTAGATTCAATTTCGACTCCCTATCTTCACCTATTACCTTACGATGCAGGTTTACGGGTAACAGGATTTTGCCGACCCTTTGCAGGAAAAGGTCCCTATTACAAACCTGGCAAGGGTGGCAAGAATCTAATCGCAGACATAGAAGGAAAAAAACTTAGCACAACTAGAAATTTACTAGAAGAGGAAATGAGATTTAGCGAATTATTACGATTATGCCCTACACTTCAATCTACCAATTTAGCCTCTGAATATGAATGGATTTTAGAAACTCCAGAAACCTGCTTGGAAGTATTATCTGAAATACAAACGATAGGCGAAACTGCAATCATTGAATGGCCTGAGGGAGAAAGATTTAGAATCAAAAAACAGGCTGATATTTCTAAATTTCATATGGGAATCAAAAAAGACAATGATTGGTTTTCTGTGAACGGAACTCTCGACTTGGGAAATAAAGAAATTATAGAGATGCAAGTTCTTCTGGAATTACTTGAACAAAGTCCGGGTCGATTTATTAAAATGAACGATGGGAGTTTCCTTGCGTTAACCGCTACTTTTAGAAAACAACTAGATGAATTAAGAGCCTTCTCTGAATCCACCAAAGAAGGACTTCGTTTTTCTCCTTTGATCGCACCGCTCATGGAAGACTTCGCCTCCCAAGTTGCGAGCCTTAAAGCGGATAAGGCATGGAAGGCGCAACTGGAAAGACTTAAAGAGATAAAGGATTTTAAGCCAGAACTTCCCAATACATTGCAAGCAACGTTAAGAGATTATCAAACAGAAGGTTACGAGTGGTTAGCCCGACTTTCTCACTGGGGTGTTGGTGCTTGTCTTGCTGATGATATGGGACTCGGTAAAACAATTCAGTCTCTCGCTATTTTACTAACTCGCGCTGCAAAAGGACCAAGCCTAGTAATCGCTCCTAGTTCTGTTTGCATGAACTGGCATACAGAGAGTTTGCGCTTTGCACCAACACTCAATTCAATTCAATATGGCGGAAAAAATCGAAGCGAGATAATTGAAAGCTTGAAGCCGTTCGATCTTATAGTCTGTAGTTATGGAATGATCCAACAAGAAGATGTTGCTGAGACTTTTAAATCTGTAGATTGGCAAGTGGTCATTTTAGATGAAGCACAAGCTATTAAGAATATGTCAACGAAACGATCGCAAGCAGTGATGAGTTTAAAGGCTGGATTTCGCCTACTTACAACAGGAACTCCGATTGAAAATCATCTCGGTGAATTGTGGAATTTATTTCGATTTCTAAATCCAAGTCTATTGGGCTCAATGGAAAAATTTAACGAGCGTTATGCGATACCGATTGAAAGATACAAAGACAAGGCTGCCCGCAATCAGCTTAAGAAATTAATCCAGCCCTTCATTCTACGCCGACTCAAGAATCAAGTATTGGATGAATTGCCGGAGAAAACAGACATTACCCTCCAAGTAGAATTAAGTGATAAAGAAAGATCTTTCTATGAGGCACTCCGACTGAACGCCATAAAAAAACTTACAAGTAAAGAAATGCCTGCCGGACAAAAACATTTACAAATTCTAGCTGAAATTATGAAACTCAGACGCGCTTGTTGTAATACTAAGCTCGTAGAGGCTAAGATGGATTTGCCTAGTTCAAAATTCGAGGCATTCATAGAAATCCTAGAAGAGCTCTTAGAAAATAAACACAAAGCACTTGTATTCAGTCAATTTGTAGACCATCTCAGTTTAATCAGAAAATACCTAGAAGAAAAGAAAATATCCTTTCAATACTTAGATGGAAGCACTGCTATGAAAGATCGCAAGCTCAGAGTAGATGCATTCCAAAGAGGAGAAGGAGAGGTTTTCTTGATTAGTCTCAAAGCAGGTGGAACAGGACTTAACCTCACTGCGGCTGATTATGTTATCCACATGGATCCATGGTGGAATCCTGCCGTAGAAGACCAGGCATCAGACAGAGCATATCGCATAGGTCAGAAAAGACCGGTAACGGTTTACAGGCTAGTAGCCAAAGATACCATCGAAGAAAAAATTGTAAACCTTCATAAACACAAACGTGACCTAGCAGATAGCCTCTTAGAAGAAACCGACATGAGCGGAAAGATTTCCGCTGATGAGTTGCTTAGCTTATTAAAGGGCGGGTGA